ATTCGGAATCACTCCATAGGTTGGCACTTCCGTAACGGCACCACCCCGTCTCTTCAACTCTTCTGGCAGCCACTTACGAGCAATATCTGCTCTAGGGAGGAGAAAGCGCTTACCGGCTATTTCGTCTAGAGCACTCGGAATTGCATCAGAGATGAACTCATCGGGAACGAGTTGTGGAGATATACCATGCGCCTGTAATCGAGCAGCGGTTGCTGGACCGATTGCAATGATTCCCACTTGGTGTCTTATCTTCTCTACTGTCTCCGTTTCGGTACAGGCGGCCATCACGGCATCGACTCCGTTCACACTTGTAAAAATAATCCAATCAAAGCCTTCAATTTCCTGGAGACTCTTCAAGAGTGCCTTTCCATGAGGGTGTTCTTTCTTAAAAGGAGACAGACAAATGGCAGGTATAGTGATTGGAACACCCCCCACCTGAGTAATTCGCTGCTCAAAATCCTCGGCTTGATGCTCTGGTCGCGTCACAAGAACTGCTCTTTCAGCCAGTGGCAACACAGCTTCTGTACGTGCTATTTGATTATTGCTCACAGAGATGCCTCGACTAGGAGATGACATGTTGCCCCGAGACAATCTTTCCATCTTGCAGGGTATTCGGCTCATCGAGCGGATTCAGGGGAAGCCCGAATTCGCTCCATGCACGCAACAGCGCTTCTCGAAGAGATTCCATGTGCGCTTTTGTGTGAAGCGGAGTTGGTGTGATTCGAAGACGCTCGGTACCTGCTGGTACTGTCGGATAATTAATCGGTTGGATGTATATATCCTCATGCTCAAGAAGGTAATCGGTAACGGCCTTACACGTGCCTGAGTTCCGAACCATAAGAGGAATAATATGGCTTTCTGTCTGAAGAATCGGCAAACCTACCTCCGCAAGCATATGCTTTAGCTCTCTTGCGTTTCTTTGGTGGAGGTCACGTTCCTCTGAACTTTCCTGAAGATGTCGAATAGAAGCCAGTGCGCCTGCTGCGATGACGGGAGGCAGAGAAGTGGTAAAGATAAAACCTGTTCCAAAGCTTCGGATAACATCGATGAGCAAGCTTGATCCCGTTACGAATCCCCCAACAACTCCGTATCCCTTCCCGAGACCGCCCTGGATAACATCCACACGGTCTGTCAGTCCGCATGCCTGAGCATAGCCACCGCCTTTGTGACCATATAACCCTACTCCATGAGTCTCATCCAGGTATGTAAGCGCATTATACTCGTTTGCTAAATCACAAATCGCTTCAATCGGCCCAAAATCTCCACTCATTGAGTAGACAGATTCGAAGGCAATAATTTTCGGACGTTCTGGGGACACGCTTTTCAGTAACCGTTCAAGATGTGCAAGATCATTGTGCTCAAAAATATACTTTTCCGCCTTGCTGCCTCGAATCCCCTGGATCATCGAAGCGTGATTCTCGGAGTCTGAAAACACTACGCACCCAGGGAGGCTGCGCGCAAGTGTTGAGAGCGCA
This genomic window from bacterium contains:
- a CDS encoding uroporphyrinogen-III synthase, whose protein sequence is MSRIPCKMERLSRGNMSSPSRGISVSNNQIARTEAVLPLAERAVLVTRPEHQAEDFEQRITQVGGVPITIPAICLSPFKKEHPHGKALLKSLQEIEGFDWIIFTSVNGVDAVMAACTETETVEKIRHQVGIIAIGPATAARLQAHGISPQLVPDEFISDAIPSALDEIAGKRFLLPRADIARKWLPEELKRRGGAVTEVPTYGVIPNEDPAMVEKLKSISKPDFITVTSSSTVCGLHGLLEKAGCLSWLQEVPVVSIGPITSKTAKEFGARTVISASRYTTDGIIDAMIEYEAMKCREETHGESNE
- the hemA gene encoding 5-aminolevulinate synthase, yielding MSEEKANGFQYQETLQQLIDGLHREGRYRVFANLKRKVGTFPEVTFQGEEDSRQVVVWCSNDYLGMGHHSNVLQAMHESLDSSGAGSGGTRNIAGNHETIVELEAELASLHDKEAALAFSSGYVANVTALSTLARSLPGCVVFSDSENHASMIQGIRGSKAEKYIFEHNDLAHLERLLKSVSPERPKIIAFESVYSMSGDFGPIEAICDLANEYNALTYLDETHGVGLYGHKGGGYAQACGLTDRVDVIQGGLGKGYGVVGGFVTGSSLLIDVIRSFGTGFIFTTSLPPVIAAGALASIRHLQESSEERDLHQRNARELKHMLAEVGLPILQTESHIIPLMVRNSGTCKAVTDYLLEHEDIYIQPINYPTVPAGTERLRITPTPLHTKAHMESLREALLRAWSEFGLPLNPLDEPNTLQDGKIVSGQHVIS